The following proteins are encoded in a genomic region of Jaculus jaculus isolate mJacJac1 chromosome 13, mJacJac1.mat.Y.cur, whole genome shotgun sequence:
- the Tdp2 gene encoding tyrosyl-DNA phosphodiesterase 2 yields the protein MEPGNGADAEETRRLRCLEFALVAKCDTTVAHSYLTENDWNVNKALSAFFEPADKDPAKPRQPTPTCEADHCIDLTNEENVKDLIHETAPITSVVDGGLFNFITWNIDGLDASNLQERAQAVCTCLAGYSPDVVFLQEVIPLYCVYLKKRASNYRIITGNEEGYFTAILLKKERVKFISKEIIPFPSTKMMRNLLRVHVTISGNEFYLMTSHLESTIEHAAERMNQLKIVFQKMQEAPESTTVVFAGDTNLRDQEVTKCGGLPSNIFDAWEFLGKPKHCQYTWDTRMNTNLGIPAARKHRFDRIYFRAEQGRLIPQSLDLVGMDKLECGKFPSDHWGILCGMDVVL from the exons ATGGAGCCGGGAAACGGAGCGGACGCTGAAGAGACGCGGAGGCTTcggtgtctggagtttgcgttGGTGGCCAAGTGCGACACCACCGTAGCTCACTCCTACCTGACCGAGAACGACTGGAATGTGAAT AAAGCACTGAGCGCCTTCTTCGAGCCGGCAGACAAGGACCCCGCGAAGCCGAGACAGCCTACGCCCACTTGCGAGGCGGACCACTG TATTGACCTAACTAATGAGGAAAACGTGAAAGACCTTATCCATGAAACCGCACCAATCACAAGTGTAGTAGATGGTGGCTTGTTCAACTTCATTACCTGGAATATCGATGGACTGGACGCCAGCAACCTGCAGGAGAGGGCTCAAGCGGTGTGCACTTGCCTCGCTGG gtaCAGCCCAGATGTGGTGTTTCTACAGGAAGTTATTCCCCTGTATTGTGTCTACCTGAAGAAGAGAGCGAGTAATTACAGAATTATCACAG GTAATGAAGAAGGATATTTTACAGCTATATtgttgaagaaagaaagagtgaaattCATAAGCAAAGAGATTATTCCTTTTCCAAGCACAAAAATGATGAGAAACCTTTTGCGTGTACAT GTGACTATATCTGGGAATGAGTTTTATCTTATGACATCCCATTTGGAGAGCACCATAGAGCACGCTGCAGAACGAATGAATCAGTTAAAGATTGTTTTTCAGAAAATGCAAGAGGCTCCAGAGTCGACTACGGTTGTATTTGCAGGGGACACAAATTTAAGGGACCAGGAA GTCACTAAGTGTGGGGGGTTGCCCAGTAACATCTTCGATGCCTGGGagtttttaggcaagcccaagcATTGCCAATACACATGGGACACCCGGATGAACACTAACCTTGGGATTCCTGCTGCTCGTAAGCACCGTTTTGATCGCATCTATTTCAGAGCAGAGCAGGGCCGCCTTATTCCCCAGTCCTTGGACCTGGTTGGCATGGACAAACTTGAATGTGGCAAATTCCCGAGTGATCACTGGGGGATTCTGTGCGGCATGGACGTAGTGCTCTGA